In Thioalkalivibrio sp. XN279, a single window of DNA contains:
- the rsmI gene encoding 16S rRNA (cytidine(1402)-2'-O)-methyltransferase: MAKTPGTLWVVATPIGNLEDLSPRAQRILGEVALVICEDTRHSGRLLAAFGIRQRLASLHEHNEARVAPGLVERLAAGESMALVSDAGTPLLSDPGYRLVRAAAEAGVTVSPVPGPSALLAALSVAGLATDRFAFEGFLPAKSGARRARLQALAEESRTLVFFEAGNRVGALLQDAVECLGAGREGVLARELTKLHEQVYRGRLAQLVELAGSDPDVSRGEMVVLVAGRADAQAGDGDRALLQQLLPALLEELPPSRAVKLAARLSGVPRREVYELALSLGASGVQ; the protein is encoded by the coding sequence GTGGCAAAAACACCGGGAACGCTGTGGGTCGTGGCCACGCCCATCGGCAACCTCGAGGACCTGTCGCCGCGCGCGCAGCGCATTCTCGGCGAGGTCGCACTGGTGATCTGCGAGGACACGCGCCACAGCGGGCGCCTGCTGGCGGCGTTCGGGATCAGGCAGCGCCTGGCCTCGCTGCACGAGCACAACGAGGCGCGGGTGGCGCCCGGGCTGGTCGAGCGGCTCGCCGCCGGGGAGAGCATGGCCCTGGTCTCCGACGCCGGCACGCCGCTGTTGAGCGACCCCGGCTATCGCCTGGTGCGCGCGGCGGCCGAGGCCGGCGTCACGGTCAGCCCCGTGCCCGGGCCCTCGGCGCTGCTGGCGGCGCTCTCGGTGGCCGGGTTGGCGACGGATCGTTTCGCCTTCGAGGGCTTCCTGCCGGCGAAGTCCGGCGCGCGGCGCGCCCGGCTGCAGGCGCTGGCGGAGGAGTCGCGCACGCTGGTGTTTTTCGAGGCCGGCAACCGTGTCGGCGCGCTGCTGCAGGACGCCGTCGAATGCCTCGGCGCCGGCCGCGAGGGGGTGCTGGCGCGCGAGCTGACCAAGCTGCACGAGCAGGTCTATCGCGGCCGCCTGGCGCAGCTGGTCGAGCTTGCGGGGTCTGACCCCGACGTGTCGCGCGGGGAGATGGTGGTCCTGGTGGCCGGACGGGCGGATGCGCAGGCAGGCGACGGCGACCGGGCGCTGTTGCAGCAGCTGTTGCCGGCGCTGCTGGAGGAGCTGCCGCCGAGCCGTGCCGTGAAGCTTGCGGCCAGGCTCTCCGGGGTGCCGCGGCGCGAAGTGTACGAGCTGGCGCTCAGCCTGGGCGCGTCGGGCGTACAATAG